A genomic window from Pecten maximus chromosome 4, xPecMax1.1, whole genome shotgun sequence includes:
- the LOC117326543 gene encoding uncharacterized protein LOC117326543 has translation MAPKKIALLWGLFLFLFCVQLLRSEENIAYGRMASQSSTYGRWPADKGVDGCLEQLMQSDCCSHTAGNEINAWWQVDLGHRSTVSYITIYYRAASQIAQQAT, from the exons ATGGCTCCCAAGAAGATTGCTCTTTTGTGGGGACTGTTTCTGTTTCTGTTCTGTGTCCAGTTACTGCGATCAGAAG AGAACATCGCGTACGGAAGGATGGCTTCGCAGAGTTCTACATACGGGAGATGGCCTGCAGATAAAGGCGTGGACGGCTGTTTAGAGCAATTAATGCAATCTGATTGCTGTTCACATACCGCGGGTAACGAAATAAATGCCTGGTGGCAGGTAGATCTAGGACATCGCTCCACAGTCAGTTACATCACAATATACTACCGAG CTGCATCGCAGATCGCGCAACAAGCGACATGA
- the LOC117326104 gene encoding scavenger receptor class F member 2-like → MHGYQCNKACPDGCGSNKCRRHDGACEGRTHEETDENNNITAIAALTTVATVCLVAAVISVVCMLRMRTATRKDRGKEENQYTDIDMTRRQIPNTYEMS, encoded by the exons ATGCATGGATACCAGTGCAACAAGGCGTGTCCTGATGGATGTGGCTCAAACAAATGTAGACGCCATGACGGGGCTTGTGAAGGCAGGACTCATGAAG AAACAGAcgaaaacaataacattacagcTATAGCTGCCCTTACAACCGTTGCCACAGTCTGTCTGGTGGCAGCCGTCATCTCCGTCGTCTGTATGTTACG GATGAGAACCGCAACAAGAAAGGACCGAGGTAAAG AAGAAAACCAGTACACGGACATTGATATGACCCGAAGACAAATTCCAAATACCTACGAAATGTCATAA